From the genome of Lotus japonicus ecotype B-129 chromosome 6, LjGifu_v1.2, one region includes:
- the LOC130725728 gene encoding probable aspartic proteinase GIP2, which yields MNNITFIIENVIADFRYNKMLSRHRGNGGTKLSTVDPFTVLHVSIYNSLVRDFVRKAAERKIKRVAAVAPFGACFDLSTIGRTTTGLDVPTIDLVLQENVEWTIYGGNSMVLVKKNVACLGFVDGGELSMTAVVIGGSQLQDNFLVFDLASSKLSFSSSLLLHHTRCSHFRA from the coding sequence atgaataatatAACATTTATAATTGAGAATGTGATCGCTGATTTTCGTTATAATAAAATGTTAAGTAGACACCGTGGAAACGGTGGGACCAAACTTAGCACCGTGGATCCCTTCACAGTTTTGCACGTCTCCATCTACAATTCCCTTGTTAGAGATTTTGTGAGGAAGGCTGCTGAGAGGAAAATCAAGAGAGTGGCAGCAGTGGCGCCGTTTGGAGCGTGTTTCGATCTGAGCACCATTGGCAGGACCACTACTGGACTGGATGTGCCCACTATTGATCTGGTTTTGCAGGAGAATGTTGAGTGGACTATTTATGGTGGAAATTCAATGGTGTTAGTGAAGAAAAACGTAGCGTGTCTGGGATTTGTGGATGGTGGGGAACTGTCGATGACAGCAGTTGTTATTGGTGGGAGCCAGTTGCAGGACAACTTTCTGGTGTTTGATTTAGCTTCATCCAAACTCAGCTTCAGTTCTTCTCTGCTCCTTCACCACACAAGATGTTCCCACTTCAGAGcctaa
- the LOC130726020 gene encoding probable aspartic proteinase GIP2: protein MASFATHFFLLTITLLFVSCLSLPIGDLKLRTVLPIRKDPITSLFYTSVGVGTPRHNFDLVIDLGGPILWYDCNNHYNSSTYRPVSCDSKSCSNTGAGCTSCDGPLKPGCTNNTCGANILNPLANVIFSGDTGEDVLFISSSIVSVLSGCASSDAFNDDPPLLKGLPQTSKGILGLARTQLALPTQLSSSELPHKFALCLPSSNKNGLGNLFLGGAPDSLPHQPALLTTPLIINPFSTAPIFSEGDASYEYFIVVKSIKIGGEVLDFKSSLLSIDSKGNGGTKIITMNPFTVLHSSIHKPLVRDFVKKAADRKIKKVEAVAPFGACFDLSTIGKTITGLDVPTIDLVLQGDVEWTIYGGNSMVLVNEKVACLGFVDGGKTARTAVVIGGHQLEDNLVEFDLGSSKLGFSSSLLLQNATCSPSKASSFPF from the coding sequence ATGGCTTCATTTGCTACCCATTTCTTCCTCCTCACAATTACCCTTCTCTTTGTTTCCTGCTTATCACTACCAATTGGTGACCTCAAACTCCGTACTGTGTTACCCATTAGGAAAGACCCAATAACCAGTCTGTTCTATACTTCAGTTGGCGTAGGAACTCCTCGACACAACTTTGATCTAGTCATTGATCTTGGAGGACCAATCCTATGGTACGACTGCAACAATCACTACAACTCTTCAACCTACCGTCCTGTCTCTTGTGATTCTAAAAGTTGCTCGAATACTGGAGCTGGATGCACCAGCTGCGATGGCCCCTTGAAGCCTGGTTGCACAAACAACACATGTGGTGCCAACATACTCAACCCCTTAGCTAATGTTATTTTTTCTGGAGACACTGGTGAGGATGTTTTGTTCATATCTAGCAGCATTGTGTCTGTCCTTTCCGGGTGTGCTAGCTCAGATGCATTTAATGACGACCCTCCACTTCTAAAAGGCTTACCCCAAACCAGTAAAGGGATATTAGGCCTTGCAAGGACACAACTTGCATTACCAACACAGCTTTCATCATCTGAGCTTCCTCACAAGTTTGCTCTTTGCTTACCATCATCAAACAAGAATGGACTTGGCAACCTCTTCCTTGGTGGGGCACCCGATTCtcttcctcatcaacctgcttTGCTCACCACCCCTTTGATTATAAACCCCTTCAGCACAGCTCCTATCTTTAGCGAAGGTGATGCCTCTTATGAATACTTCATTGTTGTGAAATCAATCAAGATCGGTGGCGAAGTTCTCGACTTCAAGTCTTCCCTGCTGTCCATTGACAGCAAAGGAAACGGTGGAACCAAAATTATCACAATGAATCCCTTCACAGTTTTACATAGTTCCATCCACAAACCACTTGTAAGGGACTTTGTGAAGAAGGCTGctgatagaaaaataaagaaagtgGAAGCAGTCGCACCGTTCGGAGCATGTTTCGATCTCAGCACCATCGGCAAGACCATTACAGGACTGGACGTGCCCACTATTGATCTGGTGCTGCAGGGGGATGTTGAGTGGACAATTTATGGCGGAAATTCAATGGTGTTGGTAAATGAAAAAGTAGCATGCCTCGGATTTGTGGATGGTGGGAAGACGGCAAGGACTGCAGTTGTTATTGGTGGGCACCAGTTGGAGGACAACCTTGTGGAATTTGATTTAGGTTCCTCCAAACTGGGCTTCAGCTCTTCCCTCCTCCTTCAAAATGCAACATGTTCCCCTTCAAAGGCTAGTTCCTTTCCCTTTTAA